One Dehalococcoidia bacterium genomic window, CAGGACCGCATCCAACGGTTGAGGGGGTAGTCCTTCACCGGGATGAAGTAAGTGAGGGCGGCGTTGTTCACCAGGACGTCCACGGGGCCGTAGATCTCGCGCGCGGACCGGATGAGCTTCTCGCACTCCTCCGGCTGGGAGATGTCGGCGGTCACGGCCGTCGCGTCGCCGCCCGCCTGCTTGATGCTGTTCACGGTCGTCTCGAGCGACCCCTCGAGCGGGTGCTCACCCTCGTGCAGGGTGCGGGCGGCGGCGATTACCTTGCCGCCCTCGGCCGCGAACACACGCGCTATCTCGGCGCCAATCCCCCTGCTGGCGCCTGTTATCACGCACACCTTCCCGTCCAACTTGCCCATCGTGATTCCTCCTCGTTTGCTGGCGTAAGCGTAGCGGAGGACGGGGAGCAGAGAACAGAGAGCAGAGAGCAGAGAGCAGAGAACAGAGAACAGAGAGCGGGGCGTTAACGGGCCCACGGCGAGTTCCCGGGGGCACTGTCGCCGGCGGCTTCGGGTATGCGTAGCGTGGTTGCCGTAAGGTGGGACGCCTGTTAGGTTGTATGAGTCATGGCTACGAAGTGCGAAGTCTGCGGCAAGGGCACGACCTTCGGCCGCAACATCCGCTACCAGCACTCAGGCAAGTGGGAGCGCCGGGCTCCGCGCACGAACCGCATCTTCAAGGCGAACGTCCACGTGCAGCAGCTGACCCTGAACGGCGAAACCCGCCGCTTCAAGATCTGCACGCGCTGCCTGCGCAACACCACCAAGGTCGCTGCCCGCTAAACCGCCTCCCGCCTCC contains:
- a CDS encoding bL28 family ribosomal protein produces the protein MATKCEVCGKGTTFGRNIRYQHSGKWERRAPRTNRIFKANVHVQQLTLNGETRRFKICTRCLRNTTKVAAR